One stretch of Chelonia mydas isolate rCheMyd1 chromosome 21, rCheMyd1.pri.v2, whole genome shotgun sequence DNA includes these proteins:
- the ZC3H11A gene encoding zinc finger CCCH domain-containing protein 11A isoform X1: MSKQGDDCYFYFYSTCTKGDGCPFRHCEAALGNETVCTLWQEGRCFRSICRFRHMEIDKKRSEIPCYWENQPVGCKKLNCAFHHNKGRYIDGLFLPPSKTVLPSMTECVEEEVKVTQISLQQNKLSVQSNPSPQLRGVMKVENSENVPSPTHPPVVINAADDDDEDDDQLSEEGDETKTPVQQPATETHNGLRIISTRKSSANSKQDNSLNFGIKTLEEIKSKKMKEKSQKQGEGPSGVSVYPLQSQTIPGPEKENLRTVIRTVTLSAKQGEEPLIRLSLSERLGKRKPSIDESGPPLKRSLAERLGKKLESLEKTDKAPKRVQVPKSLKERLGLPAEQASTETERAAKQAGEIRVKTLEEIRLEKASQKRGEPQTKPKTEESCRTEDPNPRVRPSPTIRIKTFSEVLAEKKNRQLGEEEQLKVEEKLKAEESPTKPKTESETKKQDTTAPSIASKGQLEQSTGKAMSIGEVRIKTLEEIKQEKALRMQQSGENILNTPPQPELTPIGRRLLRITKLTAPGREEKKLVESSVPPLSIGPADKAAEFSDESASNSTAQMKSSEEILREKRQLKPRQKEKLQKEIPAVSSPGEETIEEKSPVAGSPESTVTPGATRRLTKRLTVTAEEAMMESPGTEGSVLPVKQGAQSLERKAKAKPKVNVKPSGVKTISPAKQALKRKVAESHPSAIAAVKPLSTTSSDLKELPAKKVAMTTVLALPEDSPATVPERAKSRDSPELHIGSQAASVAQSEMTSPTSSQAAVKTRRLSSTAAGKAPLSVEDDFEKLIWEISGGKLEAEIDLDAGKDEDDLLLELSEMIDS, translated from the exons ATGTCTAAACAAGGAGATGATtgctacttctatttctattccACGTGTACCAAG GGGGATGGTTGTCCCTTTCGTCACTGCGAAGCTGCACTCGGAAACGAGACTGTCTGCACACTCTGGCAGGAAGGGCGCTGCTTCAGGAGTATCTGCAGGTTTAGGCATATGGAGATTGAT AAAAAACGCAGTGAGATCCCTTGCTACTGGGAGAACCAGCCAGTTGGCTGTAAGAAATTAAATTGCGCTTTCCATCACAACAAGGGACGCTACATTGATGGACTCTTCCTACCTCCAAGCAAAA CTGTGTTGCCAAGTATGACTGAGTGTGTAGAAGAGGAGGTGAAGGTGACCCAGATCTCGCTGCAGCAGAATAAATTGTCTGTCCagtccaacccctccccccagctgcggGGGGTGATGAAAGTGGAAAACTCTGAAAACGTTCCCAGCCCCACTCATCCTCCAGTCGTAATCAATGctgcagatgatgatgatgaagatgatg ATCAGCTTTCTGAAGAAGGAGATGAAACTAAAACACCTGTTCAGCAGCCAGCTACAGAAACCCATAATGGATTGCGGATAATTTCTACTCGGAAATCCAGTGCTAATTCAAAACAAG ATAACAGTTTGAATTTTGGAATAAAAACACTTGAAGAAATCAAGTccaaaaaaatgaaggaaaaatcaCAAAAACAAGGTG AAGGCCCCTCTGGAGTTTCCGTTTATCCACTCCAATCCCAGACCATTCCTGGTCCGGAAAAGGAAAACCTACGGACGGTGATCAGGACTGTAACCTTATCTGCAAAGCAAG GTGAGGAACCTCTAATTCGATTGAGTCTCTCGGAGAGACTGGGAAAACGGAAACCCTCCATAG ATGAAAGTGGCCCTCCATTGAAGCGTAGCCTTGCTGAAAGGCTTGGAAAGAAGCTTGAATCTCTGGAGAAGACTGACAAAGCACCAAAGAGAG TTCAAGTCCCCAAGTCTCTTAAGGAGAGGCTAGGATTGCCAGCTGAGCAGGCTAGCACGGAGACAG AGAGAGCTGCAAAACAAGCAGGTGAGATCCGTGTGAAAACACTAGAGGAAATCCGTCTTGAGAAAGCCAGCCAGAAACGGGGAGAACCTCAAACCAAACCCAAGACTGAAGAGTCTTGTAGAACAGAAGATCCTAATCCAAGGGTGAGACCCTCCCCAACAATTCGAATCAAAACCTTTTCTGAGGTCCTGGCTGAGAAAAAAAacaggcagctgggggaggaagaGCAGCTAAAAGTGGAGGAAAAGCTAAAAGCGGAGGAAAGCCCTACCAAGCCGAAGACTGAGAGTGAGACCAAGAAGCAGGACACCACAGCTCCATCTATAGCCAGCAAAGGGCAGCTGGAGCAGTCCACAGGCAAAGCCATGTCAATAGGGGAGGTGCGCATTAAAACATTGGAGGAGATCAAGCAGGAGAAAGCCCTGAGGATGCAGCAGAGTGGAGAGAACATCCTAAATACGCCACCACAACCTGAGCTTACTCCCATCGGGAGGAGATTACTGCGCATTACAAAGCTGACAG CAcctggaagagaagaaaagaagttGGTGGAGTCAAGCGTTCCGCCCCTCAGTATTGGCCCAGCAGACAAGGCTGCAGAG TTTTCAGATGAGAGTGCAAGCAACTCTACAGCTCAAAtgaagagttctgaagaaatccTGAGGGAGAAGCGGCAGCTGAAGCCACGGCAGAAGGAGAAGCTCCAGAAGGAAATACCTGCTGTGTCGTCCCCTGGAGAAGAAACGATTGAAGAGAAGagcccagtggctggaagtcCTGAATCCACAGTGACACCTGGGGCAACTCGTCGGCTGACAAAGAGACTGACTGTGACAGCAGAGGAAGCCATGATGGAAAGTCCAGGAACAGAGGGTTCAGTACTACCAGTGAAACAAGGAGCTCAGTCTCTGGAGCGAAAGGCTAAAG CCAAACCCAAGGTGAATGTGAAGCCATCAGGCGTAAAAACGATCTCCCCTGCAAAGCAGGCCCTGAAACGTAAGGTGGCTGAAAGTCATCCTTCTGCCATAGCAGCTGTGAAACCACTAAGCACCACCAGCAGTGACTTGAAGGAGCTCCCAGCTAAAAAAGTAGCTATG ACTACTGTTCTAGCCCTGCCAGAGGATAGTCCGGCCACTGTACCAGAGAGAGCAAAATCCAGAGACAG CCCTGAGCTCCACATAGGAAGCCAAGCAGCCTCTGTGGCTCAATCAGAGATGACAAGCCCAACCTCTTCACAGGCAGCAGTAAAGACCCGCAGGCTGAGTTCCACCGCAGCTGGGAAAGCACCCTTGTCCGTAGAAGATGACTTTGAGAAGCTGATTTGGGAAATCTCTGGAGGCAAACTGGAAGCAGAGATTGATCTGGATGCAGGAAAAGATGAGGATGACCTCCTGCTTGAACTATCTGAAATGATTGACAGCTGA